Proteins encoded within one genomic window of Diorhabda sublineata isolate icDioSubl1.1 chromosome 1, icDioSubl1.1, whole genome shotgun sequence:
- the LOC130442275 gene encoding nose resistant to fluoxetine protein 6-like, with amino-acid sequence MLALRLMLFLVFQSAVLSSIQYKAENIQAVSKVVFDIVKYRTDKILEAAGVKNRCAKDLKKLLKDAIFLKRWALEMLDASSKIPSGLLAGNIYMTGNYDQCLNINHYLNETNIYGQYCTVFVTPDSDKNDLDFFTVGNLKGYLGLNTSKHTTELLKLMKVNYGLCIPHTCSIENLQNIWDYIENTFRLPVHMHFTDMMCRSRLQSDSSFEIDKYIKAFFFFYIILLLISTLYDVVIHQHMKTNKNNLWISFSLYSNFKRLISVQDASVEVKYLECISGIKVLSMVWIICGHKIMFSVFSGVTNLLDIYMMWRSSISPSFVASGVYAVDTFLFLSGLLLSYGILNYYSSPYGKKRAVPYLVIYAYRFLRLCPALLAIILFHITVFKNLAEGPMWPLMATRLAYTCYKTWFVTLSFASNFLQFNQQCMQHSWYLAVDTQLFLMSPILLNILIKKPIKTCLLCIVICIVTAIYTFLITIYNQYGATMFESDLSYQYNIYQATSVRMPAWLIGFIFGYLIYKYNDVNISPIATFFAWLVIFTTMIGLILVHLVFIRANEYIGLNAALYNSLAKQLWALAIGSTIFLCTINRNGLMNKFLSWSIFRILVKITYSAYLTHVSIIIYFIGSKQHSTYFSIINNIHGFIGDVVLTIVVSTIWCLAFESPFVAIARYLYKKEMVKETFYNGVIEKKKKNKNKNITCVNTCRNIQGNYKKIE; translated from the exons ATGTTGGCTTTACGTTTAATGTTATTCCTAGTATTTCAAAGCGCGGTTTTATCCTCAATACAATATAAAGCGGAAAATATACAGGCTGTATCAAAAGTTGTGTTCGATATTGTGAAATATAGGACTGACAAGATTTTAGAGGCCGCCGGAGTCAAAAATCGATGTGCAAAAGATTTGAAGAAGCTATTAAAAGACgccatatttttgaaaagatgGGCATTAGAAA TGTTAGATGCTTCATCAAAAATACCTAGCGGTTTGTTAGCCGGTAATATTTATATGACAGGAAATTATGATCaatgtttaaatataaatcattaCTTGAATGAAACCAATATATACGGACAATACTGTACAGTATTTGTTACTCCAGATAGCGATAAGAACGATCTGGATTTTTTTACTGTAGGAAAC TTAAAAGGTTACTTGGGATTAAATACAAGCAAACATACGACAGAATTACTCAAACTAATGAAAGTTAATTATGGTTTATGTATCCCGCATACTTGCTCCATAGAAAACTTACAAAATATTTGGGATTACATCGAAAATACTTTTCGTTTGCCTGTACACATGCATTTTACCGATATGATGTGCAGAAGTAGACTACAAAGCGATTCTTCTTTCGAAATTGACAAATATATCAA agctttcttcttcttttacatAATATTACTGTTGATAAGTACGTTGTATGATGTGGTTATTCATCAACATATGAAAA ctaataaaaacaacttatggatatcattttcattatatagCAATTTTAAAAGACTAATATCAGTGCAAGATGCGTCTGTTGAGgttaaatatttagaatgtataaGTGGTATTAAAGTTTTGAGCATGGTTTGGATAATATGTGGACATAAAATTATGTTTAGTGTATTTTCTGGAGTTACAAATCTTTTGGACATCTATATGATG tGGAGAAGCTCAATTTCACCAAGTTTTGTAGCCAGTGGTGTATACGCGGTGgatacgtttttatttttaagtggATTACTACTTTCGTATggtatattaaattattatagttcACCTTATGGGAAGAAAAGAGCAGTGCCGTATCTGGTTATTTACGCTTATAGATTTTTAAg GTTATGTCCAGCCCTTCTCGccattatattatttcatataactgtttttaaaaatttagcaGAAGGACCGATGTGGCCTTTAATGGCTACTAGACTGGCTTACACTTGTTACAAAACCTGGTTCGTAACATTATCCTTCGCAAGTAATTTCTTACAGTTTAACCAACAA tgtatgcAACATTCTTGGTATTTAGCCGTTGATACGCAACTGTTTCTCATGTCTCCAATTTTGTTAaacattttaatcaagaaaccaataaaaacttgtttattGTGTATTGTAATTTGTATAGTGACAgcaatttatacttttttaataacaatttataatcaatatgGAGCAACAATGTTCGA GAGTGATTTATCTTAtcagtataatatttatcaaGCTACTTCAGTTAGAATGCCGGCTTGGTTAATTGGATTCATTTTTGGTTACttgatatacaaatataatgacGTCAATATATCTCCG ATAGCCACATTTTTTGCTTGGTTGGTCATATTTACAACAATGATAGGTTTAATATTGGTACACCTTGTTTTTATTAGAGCTAATGAATATATTGGGCTCAATGCGGCTCTGTATAATTCGTTAGCTAAACAACTCTGGGCTCTCGCTATTGGATCGACGATATTTCTTTGTACAATAAACAGAAAtg GTTTGATGAATAAATTTCTGTCGTGGTCGATTTTTAGAATTCTTGTTAAAATTACTTATAGCGCTTATTTAACCCACGTGTCGATAATAATCTATTTTATTGGATCTAAACAGCATTCAACTTACTTCAGCATCATCAATAAC attcatgGATTTATTGGTGATGTAGTATTAACTATTGTAGTTTCTACCATATGGTGTTTAGCATTTGAATCACCATTCGTAGCAATTGctagatatttatataaaaaag aAATGGTAAAAGAAACATTCTATAACGGGGTGattgaaaaaaagaagaagaataaaaacaagaatATAACGTGTGTAAATACATGTAGGAATATACaaggaaattataaaaaaatcgaatga
- the LOC130441122 gene encoding protein FAM114A2, producing MDTSDSEYFESADEEIYPDDDPSKNHDTKNDKLTSEFQKDLINLKLNESTKNTTSKQDLGIDIDINKAKNSSGTPLESERNQDNNFNIENKKNNKVMIEKLESDIENNTKYDTLGDKHEDNGSGNDDTVSNVTDTKFSETKALRNRHSNSNRSKTIIEKTDSNDVQQVVGEASDDEENMWENDDWEPINDDKVPSVSDVGIKNSKPLEEKDLHLGYKEELAQKNDMWDNDEWEPLEEVQPQKQDQYTEPSWSNWGNWGGMTSIITTATQGVSTLTQSLSTVIESSMGIPDPKELAKIDKEKECIVQEEEEEEVSNVSNVGFGFGNLSNLVSGVSHITKFVENTGSKVITGGLDTLETIGKKTMEVLQEGDPGLKHKRSLLKLDKKKPILSQVLREAKEKAEAENKVLQQTHSKKKLNYETLFDDYHGLVHLEALEMLSKQCDITLETLQENSSGSELQDLQETMDQIKELCELPDEDDDETSSFDDIKEKLQAAVQELNVSITYGKLISLWEETETWLNNLKLEFCGEEEIYQEALQVLAQLTAIAVEQFHKCGELLMIKDHRSTVDEADSLVQLTMTLTSLIGLAAGKFSEKLNAKSSQTGNKESINSLITNVFFEAGNSSSYIQDAFQLLVPVLQAGAMHND from the exons atgGATACTTCTGATAGTGAATACTTCGAAAGTGCAGACGAAGAAATATATCCAGATGATGATCCATCCAAAAACCATGATACAAAAAACGATAAATTGACAAGCGAGTTTCAAaaagatttaataaatttaaaattaaatgaaagtaCCAAAAATACAACCTCCAAACAAGATTTAGGTATAGACATTGATATCAATAAGGCTAAAAATAGTAGTGGAACCCCCTTGGAGTCTGAAAGAAATCAAGACAATAActttaatatagaaaataagaaaaataataaagtgatgattgaaaaattaGAGTCAGATATTGAGAATAATACTAAATATGATACCCTAGGTGATAAACATGAAGATAATGGAAGTGGGAATGACGATACAGTAAGTAATGTAACTGACACGAAATTTAGTGAAACAAAGGCTTTGAGAAATAGACATTCTAATTCAAATAGAAGTAaaacaattatagaaaaaactgaTTCGAATGATGTACAGCAAGTCGTTGGAGAAGCATCtgatgatgaagaaaatatgtGGGAAAATGACGATTGGGAACCTATCAATGATGATAAAGTGCCTAGTGTTTCTGATGTtggaattaaaaattcaaaaccaTTAGAAGAAAAGGACTTACATCTTGGATATAAAGAAGAATTAGcacaaaaaaatgatatgtGGGACAATGATGAATGGGAACCCTTGGAAGAAGTCCAGCCACAAAAACAGGATCAATATACAGAACCTTCATGGTCTAATTGGGGAAATTGGGGAGGAATGACTTCGATTATTACTACTGCTACTCAAGGTGTTTCTACATTGACTCAAAGTTTATCTACTGTCATTGAATCAAGTATGGGAATACCAGATCCAAAGGAATTAGCTAAAATAGATAAAGAAAAAGAGTGTATTGtacaggaagaagaagaagaagaagttagtAACGTATCTAATGTGG GTTTTGGTTTTGGTAATCTATCGAATTTAGTATCTGGGGTGTCtcatataacaaaatttgtggaaaatacTGGTAGTAAGGTAATAACAGGTGGATTAGATACTTTGGAAACCATAGGCAAAAAAACTATGGAAGTATTGCAAGAAGGCGATCCGGGTTTAAAGCACAAAAGGTCACTATTAAAATTAGACAAAAAGAAACCCATTCTCTCTCAAGTTCTTCGGGAGGCCAAGGAAAAAGCCGAAGCCGAAAATAAAGTCTTACAACAAAcacattccaaaaaaaaattgaattatgaaacTTTGTTCGATGATTACCATGGGCTTGTTCATTTAGAAGCTCTTGAAATGCTATCAAAGCAATGTGATATTACTTTAGAG ACTCTCCAAGAAAACTCGTCAGGTAGTGAACTGCAAGATTTGCAAGAAACTATGGACCAAATTAAAGAATTATGTGAACTACCTGATGAAGATGACGACGAAACTTCGAGTTTCGACgacatcaaagaaaaacttcAAGCAGCCGTTCAAGAACTAAATGTTAGTATAACGTACGGCAAGTTAATTTCTTTATGGGAAGAAACAGAAACTTGGTTGAATAATCTAAAGTTGGAGTTTTGCggagaagaagaaatatacCAAGAAGCACTTCAG GTTCTGGCACAACTGACGGCGATAGCCGTCGAACAATTCCATAAATGCGGCGAATTATTGATGATAAAAGACCATAGAAGTACGGTGGACGAAGCAGATAGTTTAGTACA GTTAACCATGACATTGACGTCTCTTATTGGTTTAGCCGCCGggaaattttcggaaaaattgAACGCCAAGTCTTCCCAAACGGGAAATAAGGAATCCATCAATTCTTTGATCACAAACGTTTTCTTTGAG GCTGGAAATAGTAGTTCGTATATACAGGATGCTTTCCAGTTGTTGGTCCCAGTTCTACAAGCAGGTGCGATGCATAAcgattaa
- the LOC130441129 gene encoding phosphomannomutase: MPRKILCLFDVDGTLTKPRNVIESDLYTFLLEKVKPHCHLGLVGGSDFKKIAEQMKGEDVIHKFKYVFSENGLVYYRNGEEAGKQSIQKFIGEDKLQNFINYVLKYLSSITLPIKRGTFVEFRNGMLNISPIGRSCSQEEREAFYTYDEEHGIRKTMIEALKKEFPDLDLTYSIGGQISFDVFPNGWDKTYCLKHLQDEGFDEIHFFGDKTDKGGNDYEIYTDKRVIGHKVSGPNDTKIKLTQLFNL; the protein is encoded by the coding sequence ATGCCaagaaaaattttgtgtttattcGACGTGGATGGTACTTTAACAAAACCCAGAAATGTTATAGAATCGGatttatacacatttttattagaaaaggTAAAGCCGCATTGCCATTTAGGATTAGTAGGTGGATCAGATTTTAAGAAAATAGCTGAACAAATGAAGGGAGAAGACgttatacataaatttaaatatgtattcAGCGAAAATGGACTTGTTTATTATAGAAATGGTGAAGAAGCTGGAAAACAAAGTATCCAGAAGTTTATAGGTGAAGATAagttacaaaatttcataaactaCGTATTAAAATACCTTTCAAGCATAACTCTACCTATTAAAAGAGGGACATTCGTCGAATTCAGAAACGGTATGTTGAATATTTCACCAATAGGTAGATCATGTTCCCAAGAAGAAAGAGAAGCTTTTTATACATATGATGAAGAACATGGTATTCGCAAAACTATGATAGAAGCTTTGAAAAAGGAATTTCCAGACTTAGATTTAACTTACAGTATAGGTGGCCAAAttagttttgatgtttttccTAATGGTTGGGACAAAACTTACTGTTTAAAACACTTACAAGATGAAGGTTTCGATGAAATACATTTCTTTGGTGATAAAACTGATAAAGGGGGTAACGATTACGAAATATACACTGATAAAAGGGTTATTGGGCATAAAGTTTCAGGTCCTAATGatactaaaattaaattaacacagttatttaatttataa